The nucleotide sequence GCCATTTCCCTAGCTGGCAGCACCGTGGTCTTTGTGCTTACCGAAGTCATTGGGCGCGGTATTGGCCTCATCGGGCGCGGCATCGTCAAAGGCGTCGGCAACACCTGGCAAGACATTCGCCTACGGCAGCGACAGCAGGATGAACCCTAAGCAATGGTGGCAGGGTGAAAAGATGATCGGGTAGATGCACCCTAGAGTTGCCTGTTGCATTGCTGCTGGATAAGTGACGTGATCAAGCCGTCACTCAGGGGACGGGTCCCCTCTGTTGGTGCTAACGGTACTGAGAAAACGATGCAAGGGACTCGTCCCCTTGGGATCGTTGGAGAAACATAGAGGCGTGATGGATGGACAGCATGAAAAAACCGCCGCTCTCTTCAACGAGAGCAGCGGTTTAGGCAAGGTTAATTAACCTGCTGAGGCAAAATCATCGACCTAGTAGTCGAAGTCGCCGCCCATGCCAGCGCCAGCGCCAGCACCAGCACCATCTTTCTCAGGCTTATCAACCACGATGCACTCGGTGGTGAGCACCATGCCCGCGATGGAAGCCGCATTTTGCAGCGCCGAACGAGTCACCTTAGCAGGGTCAACGATACCGGCTGCAATCATGTCTACAAACTCACCATTAGAGGCGTTGTAGCCCACGTTGAACTCTTTCTCTTTGACGCGCTCGGCGATGACTGCACCATTCTGGCCAGCATTCTCAGCGATGCGCTTCAGGGGCGCGGTCAGGGCACGAGTCACGATTTGCGCACCGATCAGTTCTTCACCAGTAAGGTTGCTGGCAGACCAAGCTTCCAACTGAGGAGCGAGGTGAGCCAAAGTCGTACCGCCACCGGGAACGATGCCTTCTTCCACCGCTGCTTTAGTCGCGTTGATGGCATCTTCTAGACGCAGTTTGCGATCCTTCATTTCGGTTTCGGTCGCTGCACCCACTTTGATGACTGCGACACCACCGGAGAGCTTGGCTAAGCGCTCTTGCAGCTTCTCTTTGTCATAGGAAGAATCAGTTTCTTCGATTTGACGGCGGATCTGCTCACAACGCGCCTTCACTGCCGCTTCGTTACCTTCGGCGACGAGGGTGGTGTTGTCTTTGGTGATGGTGATGCGACGGGCTTGACCCAGCATGTCGAGCTTGGCGCTCTCTAGCTTGAGACCAGTGTCTTCGCTGATGACTTGACCGCCAGTGAGGACAGCCATATCTTCGAGCATGGCCTTACGGCGATCGCCAAAGCCAGGCGCTTTCACAGCAGCCACGTTCAGCACACCGCGCAGACGGTTGACCACAAGGGTAGCCAGGGCTTCCTTCTCGATGTCTTCAGCGATGATCATCAAGGGCTTGCCCGCACGAGCCACCTGCTCAAGGACGGGCACCAAGTCTTGGATCAGGGTGATCTTCTTGTCGGTGAGCAGAATGTAAGGCTCGTCGAGGACGGCTTCCATACGCTCAGTGTCGGTGGCGAAGTAGGGAGAGATGTAGCCTTTGTCGAAGCGCATCCCTTCGGTGACTTCCAGCTCGGTCGTCATGGACTTGCCTTCTTCCAAGGAGATGACGCCTTCGCGGCCCACCTTGTCCATGGCTTCGGCAATCATGGCCCCGACTTCTTCATCGTTACCAGCCGAGATAGTACCGACTTGGCTGATGGCGCTGGAATCCTTAACCGGATTCGCCAGCTTAGCGATTTCGTCAATCAGGTAAGCAGTGGCCTTCTCAACACCGCGCTTCAGAGCGATCGCATTCGCCCCAGCCGCCACGTTGCGCAGACCTTCTTTCACCATGGCGTGAGCCAAGACGGTAGCCGTGGTGGTACCGTCACCAGCGGCGTCGTTAGTTTTGGAAGCGGCCTGACGAATCAAAGAAACGCCAGTGTTCTCAACGTTGTCTTCCAGTTCGATTTCTTTTGCGATGGTGACCCCGTCATTGACGATTTGAGGTGCACCAAACTTCTTTTCCAACACGACGTTGCGGCCTTTGGGGCCAAGAGTCACGCCGACGGCCTCAGCCAGCATGTCCATGCCTTTCTCGAGGGCGCGGCGGGCGTCTTCGTTATAAATAATGCGCTTTGCCATGAGTTGTAATCCTTTCCTGCGAGGAGATGTGAGTAAATGAAAGTTTGGAAGCGAGCAGATAGGTCTGGGGTTTGGGGGTTAGGTCTGAGGTTGCAGACTTGGGGTTTGGGGTCTGGGGACCGCGATCGCCCGTCACCGATTACCCACTACCTAACACCTAGTCCCTAATTCCCTAGTCCCTAACCCAAAGATGCCAGGATGTCCTTTTCCGAAAGCAAAACGTACTCGTCGCCACCTAACTTGATGTCAGTGCCTGCGTACTTGGAATAAAGCACCTTGTCACCGGGCTTTACTTCAGGGGCCTGACGGCTACCGTCTTCGTTACGCTTGCCAGGGCCAACAGCGGTGATTTCACCGACTTGAGGCTTTTCTTTAGCCGTGTCGGGCAAAAGGATGCCGCCGGCGGTAGTCTCTTCAGAAGCGCTGACCTTAACCAAAACGCGATCGCCCAGGGGAGTCACGCTGGACGCACTCAAAGTAATAGCTGCCATTACAAATTCTCCAGAATCGCTAACACTGAGGTGAATTTGTGCTTGCCTAGAACAAAGACTGACTGAATCGGGTCTTTGCGGATTAGCACTCTCACGCTCCGAGTGCCAATTTAGAGCTTTGCGGGGGCCATCTACAACTGCGCAGTGAGTGCGGGTTCCCGAACTGAGCTCGCTCAGGGTGTAGGCAATGGGTATCAATGTCCTCTCTTTTGGTGAGCCATGATGAAATTTTGGCGATGGTTAGCGGTGCTTGCCTGTAGCTCCCAGAGTGGCCTGCTGACCTGGCAGGCGGCCCAGGCCAGCCCAGTGGTCCCCCAGGCAGGCACCCCCACCCAAGTGCAACAAACCGGGTCAGAGTTCACCATTATGGGCGGTGTCCGCTCAGCCGATGGGCAAGCCCTGTTCCATGCGTTTGAGCAGTTGGGCTTATCGCAGGGGCAAATTGCGACCTTTCTCGCGCAGCCCGAGGTGCATTCTATTTTGGGAAGTGTCGTCAGCGGCAACCCCTCATACATTGATGGGCTATTGCGTGTGTCGGGTGGGGGAGCTGATTTATATCTCATCAATCCCGCTGGCATTTTGTTTGGCCCTCATGCCCAGCTCGATCTCAACGGGTCGTTTGCGGCCACAACGGCCAGTGGTGTGCTGTTCGATGGCGCGTTATTTAATGTATTGGGCAGTGATGACTTTAGTCAGATCACTGGTATGCCCACGGGGTTTGTGTTTGCGGTGGATGACGCCGGGGCGATCGCCAATGCCGCTGACTTGGCCGTCAACCCTGGGGAAGCGATCGCCCTCATTGGGGGACAAGTCATTTCCACCGGGTCGCTGACGGCACCAGGAGGGGAAATCACGATCACCGCGATCCCCGAGACCGGGGTCGTGCGCATCAGCCATCCAGACATGGTGCTAAATCTGGAGATTATGCCGCTGCCGCCGGACGCGATCGCTGAGAGTGGTGCCATGACGCCCCTAACCTTAGCGGCCCTGCTCACGGGCGCCCCTGCTGACCTGGCCACGGGCTTGACCGTGCAGCCCGACGGCACCGTCGCGTTAACCAACGATGGCACTGTCGTGACGCCAACGGCGGGGAATGCGATCGCCAGCGGCACCCTCGATGTTGCTGGCCGTCAGGGGGGCGATGTCGCAGTGGTGGGCGATCGCATCGCCTTGTTGGACGCCACCGTGAATGCCTCCGGTGCAACGAACGGCGGCACCGTGCGCATTGGCGGCGACTATCAGGGCCAACCCACCTTGCCCGGTGCCACCCTGACCTATGTCGATGCCGAGAGCCAAATCACCGCTGATGCTGGCATCAGTGGCGACGGCGGCCAAGTCATTCTCTGGGCCGATGGCACCACGGCGTTTTACGGCGACATCAGCGCCAATGGGGGCCAAAACTCAGGCAATGGCGGCTTTGTCGAAGTTTCGGGCGCGGAGACGCTGATCTATCGCGGGACGGTGAGCGCGATCGCGCCCCACGGCCAAGCCGGGACGCTACTGCTCGATCCGACGAACATCACGATTCTTGACGGCAATGGCGACGGCGACGATACGCCCGATGTCGATCCCCTCAATCTCAGTCCGCTCAACGTGTTGGCTGCCGCCGCCACACCCACCATTATTTATGAATCAGAGCTGGAAAACACCGCTGGCAATGTCAATGTCACCCTGCGGGCCACCAACAACATCACCCTCAATGATTTAGCCGATGATGCCCTAACGTTCAATACCGATCCCGTTACGCCCGGAGCAATCACCTTTGAAGCGGGTAACGAATTTCGATTTGTGGATCCCAATGATGCGATCGTGGCCCCCCGGCGCAATCTCACCATCAGTGCGGCGACCATCAACGTTGGCACTCTCGATACGTCAGAAACGGGGAGTTTTGGCGGCAACGTCACGCTGAATGCAACTGGGGCGATCGCGACCCGCACCATCAATACCTTGGGCAATGCGTTGGGCGGCCCGACTGATGGTAGCGGCGATATCACCCTCACCGGCAGCCAAATCCAAACGGGTCGCATTCAAGCGGGGGGCGGCTTTCTCAACGACAGTCGAGTAGAACTCACCGCCACCAGTGGCGACATTATTGTTGACACCATCACAGCGGGCGGCGGCGGTTTAGAAATTGATGCTGCCCGCCGCTTTCAAGCTCGCGACACTTTTGACTCTTTTGTGCGCATTACCCTCAATTCCACCGACGATGCGGACTTAATTGACTTTCTCATGCGGGGCAATCCACAACCGCTCATTGATGCCGGACTGGTGGATACCGCCGATCAAGTGTTCATCACTTTTCCCACCAGCATTGGGGTGAATCCTGGCGGGGGCCAACCGGGCAACATCGTGATTCGTCATGGGGGCTCAGCCGCGAGAAACTTTAGTGATGGCAATATCACCATTACCGGCTCCGGCGCATTCCCCAACCTACAGTTTGTGTCGGGTCCCAATGACGACCACACGATTGACATCAATCCGCTGGTGCCTGTAGCCAACTTCACTGGCTTCACGACACTGTTTCCGCCGGGCACATTTCCAAATGAGGCCAGCGGCACCATTGGCGCGATTTTACGAGGGCAAGGCGATGCCACCCTGGTCACCTCCTTCCAAAATCAGCCGTTTGTGCCATTACCCGAAGCATCCGAAGGCCCGGGTGCTAATGAGGGGTTGCCGCGAGCGGGCGGTCTCACGATTGAAAGCGGCA is from Leptolyngbya iicbica LK and encodes:
- a CDS encoding two-partner secretion domain-containing protein, with translation MMKFWRWLAVLACSSQSGLLTWQAAQASPVVPQAGTPTQVQQTGSEFTIMGGVRSADGQALFHAFEQLGLSQGQIATFLAQPEVHSILGSVVSGNPSYIDGLLRVSGGGADLYLINPAGILFGPHAQLDLNGSFAATTASGVLFDGALFNVLGSDDFSQITGMPTGFVFAVDDAGAIANAADLAVNPGEAIALIGGQVISTGSLTAPGGEITITAIPETGVVRISHPDMVLNLEIMPLPPDAIAESGAMTPLTLAALLTGAPADLATGLTVQPDGTVALTNDGTVVTPTAGNAIASGTLDVAGRQGGDVAVVGDRIALLDATVNASGATNGGTVRIGGDYQGQPTLPGATLTYVDAESQITADAGISGDGGQVILWADGTTAFYGDISANGGQNSGNGGFVEVSGAETLIYRGTVSAIAPHGQAGTLLLDPTNITILDGNGDGDDTPDVDPLNLSPLNVLAAAATPTIIYESELENTAGNVNVTLRATNNITLNDLADDALTFNTDPVTPGAITFEAGNEFRFVDPNDAIVAPRRNLTISAATINVGTLDTSETGSFGGNVTLNATGAIATRTINTLGNALGGPTDGSGDITLTGSQIQTGRIQAGGGFLNDSRVELTATSGDIIVDTITAGGGGLEIDAARRFQARDTFDSFVRITLNSTDDADLIDFLMRGNPQPLIDAGLVDTADQVFITFPTSIGVNPGGGQPGNIVIRHGGSAARNFSDGNITITGSGAFPNLQFVSGPNDDHTIDINPLVPVANFTGFTTLFPPGTFPNEASGTIGAILRGQGDATLVTSFQNQPFVPLPEASEGPGANEGLPRAGGLTIESGSFENVANLTPEDDNEDEDPLADETDAIATDDLEDEDCVAAIARRSANTVEIDSTCPTPAADEATD
- the groES gene encoding co-chaperone GroES — encoded protein: MAAITLSASSVTPLGDRVLVKVSASEETTAGGILLPDTAKEKPQVGEITAVGPGKRNEDGSRQAPEVKPGDKVLYSKYAGTDIKLGGDEYVLLSEKDILASLG
- the groL gene encoding chaperonin GroEL (60 kDa chaperone family; promotes refolding of misfolded polypeptides especially under stressful conditions; forms two stacked rings of heptamers to form a barrel-shaped 14mer; ends can be capped by GroES; misfolded proteins enter the barrel where they are refolded when GroES binds), which translates into the protein MAKRIIYNEDARRALEKGMDMLAEAVGVTLGPKGRNVVLEKKFGAPQIVNDGVTIAKEIELEDNVENTGVSLIRQAASKTNDAAGDGTTTATVLAHAMVKEGLRNVAAGANAIALKRGVEKATAYLIDEIAKLANPVKDSSAISQVGTISAGNDEEVGAMIAEAMDKVGREGVISLEEGKSMTTELEVTEGMRFDKGYISPYFATDTERMEAVLDEPYILLTDKKITLIQDLVPVLEQVARAGKPLMIIAEDIEKEALATLVVNRLRGVLNVAAVKAPGFGDRRKAMLEDMAVLTGGQVISEDTGLKLESAKLDMLGQARRITITKDNTTLVAEGNEAAVKARCEQIRRQIEETDSSYDKEKLQERLAKLSGGVAVIKVGAATETEMKDRKLRLEDAINATKAAVEEGIVPGGGTTLAHLAPQLEAWSASNLTGEELIGAQIVTRALTAPLKRIAENAGQNGAVIAERVKEKEFNVGYNASNGEFVDMIAAGIVDPAKVTRSALQNAASIAGMVLTTECIVVDKPEKDGAGAGAGAGMGGDFDY